The Acanthochromis polyacanthus isolate Apoly-LR-REF ecotype Palm Island chromosome 17, KAUST_Apoly_ChrSc, whole genome shotgun sequence genome has a window encoding:
- the LOC127530251 gene encoding uncharacterized protein LOC127530251 isoform X1, with translation MTDETFSVAEPSAAQSRVTELKDAESVTLALPVKRPVPLPQQLMFLLPETADPAPTDTTVTATASEELSHSAETSAVPSQPSLQQPAAQRAQSQPSTQPSPVSSCPPPQPPAYDHDVSQWSCSQQQRIWMKTELEAMGLWPGSIPVRNLMKMVSLWRFPPQPELIDSVADFPSPKYFQLHPFFIWKPENDNLMGRLRNNEALPCIGGCAHPQVTSAGVGRPRVIVGLTGQYYLLSSRLCCKVCRRRWYADNPHWLEKLPQRFTNLLPAKLTYKKAICKSVLDELRRTGNSPTDMAKQIMEVMHLKYERAHLAYLLSCQNIMDAEAGRSGQRTITQFIRQETQPESFGAYEDSDGWNGISVSSHYLTDCLLHEYQHQEGAIKKLLQGTFGQAFRSDHTRKIARKVTFSSGAMSSYAVMNENWMILSWVMVQSETEKSLTSLYEGLANRYSAADIEKAQYQWVDRDCCAAFKVSECHPGEHLNWEAWRTTDTIVAEATTGNLMNTCASRTHFNTNITIKLDLFHCMRRFLRECVSEHHPLFASFAQFLSVAFSIVDQEDLQKLKDAYAFCGIQPANPTKQHIREHCRTKIPQPQELVKRVEGVFQHFYLAKDPNDVPLFKPSMLKAWRIQRTHMLRGCLSDPEVEGGILYRHGGTLQLNHVQGEGAKLPVWIPIRGTSQQEGYHFHQAQWVTGTRVSPELFQAQGMTGVARWNYQRLVDLKQPGVRLPAVFDPALITALNVASEKVLGREKYPAFHLSGRDTGEKFGLEYTEPGCRPVPLDWEKHRTKTDSTSAPSGPPQSAVPTVQPEPPQSASTAPPKLLQFPARPSGDMTDPFMTSSTTPKLQTEPGSTFPPPLPLLSSPSATRTGPIKTGGRVFVLDHKRWPAPMKKTIDELLSKHRGQKDMLKLVDQEYAALVHNSCKDLNSMLHPTTKLHITQYMKHLSKLLNTRSSLNTSPEKVEERQQLWHSLTEGSETTSVPVVAMPAAVFNPPPPVQTPLTQDSIEEIVKGIMTKQQQQQQPPQQQPGKKTQTKKCLSCGQPKSRYENDGSSVHFFYQQGPVRYFYCSTKVFKTYGAEGLTDEKMDFKDFARTAFFQRELEATKQRVEDRVQQKRKRTDSQPTGTRKCRFCRLELKQGPDSPHIHAGFPGVAGKYIYCPAKIFSVYKDKGMDKEMTWREFQESPFFEVEKQRWEAEKRK, from the exons ATGACTGATGAGACTTTTTCTGTTGCAGAACCATCAGCTGCACAGTCCAGGGTAACTGAGCTGAAGGATGCAGAATCAGTCA CTCTTGCTTTGCCTGTGAAAAGACCTGTACCTCTGCCTCAGCAGCTGATGTTCCTCCTGCCAGAAACTGCAGATCCTGCACCAACAGACACCACTGTCACAGCTACAG CGTCAGAGGAACTTTCACATTCTGCTGAGACGTCTGCAGTTCCCAGCCAACCTTCACTTCAGCAGCCGGCGGCACAGAGAGCTCAAA GCCAGCCTTCGACCCAGCCATCACCTGTCTCCAGCTGTCCTCCACCACAACCTCCTGCCTACGACCACGATGTCAGCCAGTGGTCCTGttcacagcagcagaggatCTGGATGAAGACAGAGCTGGAAGCAATGGGTCTCTGGCCGGGCTCCATCCCTGTGCGCAACCTAATGAAGATGGTGTCACTGTGGCGTTTCCCCCCTCAGCCAGAATTAATTGACAGTGTTGCAGACTTTCCATCTCCCAAATACTTCCAGCTCCATCCTTTTTTCATATGGAAGCctgaaaatgacaatttaaTGGGCAGGCTGAGGAACAACGAAGCCCTCCCATGTATTGGAGGTTGCGCTCATCCTCAAGTTACTTCTGCGGGTGTCGGAAGACCTCGCGTGATTGTTGGCCTCACTGGACAATATTACCTGCTGTCATCCAGGCTGTGCTGCAAAGTGTGCCGGAGGAGGTGGTACGCTGACAACCCTCACTGGCTGGAAAAACTTCCGCAGAGGTTCACCAACCTGTTGCCAGCAAAACTTACTTACAAGAAGGCAATCTGTAAGTCAGTATTGGATGAACTCAGGCGAACAGGAAACTCACCCACTGACATGGCAAAGCAGATCATGGAAGTGATGCACTTGAAATATGAACGTGCACACTTGGCCTACCTCCTCAGCTGCCAAAACATAATGGATGCTGAGGCAGGAAGATCTGGACAAAGAACCATCACCCAGTTCATACGACAGGAAACCCAGCCAGAGTCTTTTGGGGCATATGAGGATTCAGACGGCTGGAATGGAATCTCTGTGTCTTCACACTACCTGACGGACTGCCTCCTGCATGAATACCAACACCAGGAGGGTGCCATCAAGAAACTCCTGCAGGGCACCTTTGGACAGGCTTTTCGCTCAGACCACACCCGCAAAATTGCCAGAAAGGTCACCTTTTCATCGGGCGCCATGTCATCATATGCTGTGATGAATGAAAACTGGATGATCCTTTCATGGGTCATGGTGCAGTCGGAGACAGAGAAGTCACTGACGTCACTGTATGAGGGTCTGGCAAACCGCTACAGTGCCGCAGACATAGAGAAGGCACAGTACCAGTGGGTGGACAG GGATTGCTGTGCAGCGTTTAAAGTGTCAGAGTGTCACCCCGGAGAGCATCTCAACTGGGAAGCGTGGCGAACAACTGACACCATTGTTGCTGAGGCCACGACTGGCAACTTAATGAACACATGTGCATCAAGAACACACTTCAATACAAACATAACAATAAAACTGGACTTGTTTCATTGCATGAGGAGATTTCTCCGTGAGTGCGTTTCAGAGCATCATCCTCTCTTCGCCTCCTTTGCACAGTTCCTGTCTGTCGCCTTCTCTATCGTGGACCAGGAGGACTTGCAGAAGCTGAAAGATGCCTATGCTTTCTGTGGCATTCAGCCTGCCAACcccacaaagcagcacattcggGAGCACTGCAGGACCAAGATCCCACAGCCTCAGGAGCTTGTAAAGAGGGTTGAGGGAGTGTTCCAGCACTTCTACCTGGCCAAAGATCCGAATGATGTGCCTCTCTTCAAGCCCTCGATGCTGAAAGCCTGGCGGATCCAGCGAACTCATATGCTGCGAGGTTGCCTGAGCGATCCTGAGGTGGAAGGAGGGATCTTGTACAGGCATGGGGGGACCTTGCAGCTCAACCATGTGCAGGGCGAAGGGGCTAAACTTCCTGTGTGGATCCCCATCAGAGGCACATCACAGCAGGAAGGTTACCATTTTCATCAGGCTCAGTGGGTCACTGGAACACGCGTGTCCCCGGAGCTCTTTCAAGCACAGGGGATGACAGGCGTGGCAAGGTGGAACTACCAGCGTCTAGTGGACTTGAAACAACCTGGTGTTCGTCTTCCAGCTGTCTTTGATCCAGCTTTGATAACAGCACTAAACGTTGCATCTGAAAAGGTGCTGGGGCGTGAGAAGTATCCTGCTTTTCACCTGTCTGGCAGAGACACTGGAGAGAAGTTTGGCCTGGAATATACTGAGCCTGGCTGCCGCCCAGTTCCTCTGGACTGGGAAAAGCACAGGACCAAGACAGACTCTACCTCTGCCCCGAGTGGTCCTCCTCAAAGCGCTGTGCCGACTGTCCAGCCTGAGCCTCCTCAGTCAGCATCCACGGCCCCACCCAAGCTGTTGCAGTTTCCTGCTCGTCCATCTGGTGACATGACTGATCCATTTATGACTTCAAGTACCACTCCCAAACTACAGACAGAACCAG GATCCACATTTCCACCACCTCTGCCCCTGCTGTCCTCGCCATCTGCAACCCGCACTGGACCTATAAAGACTGGTGGGAGGGTGTTTGTGCTCGACCACAAGCGCTGGCCAGCTCCCATGAAAAAGACCATAGACGAGCTCCTCAGTAAACACCGCGGGCAAAAGGACATGCTGAAGCTGGTGGACCAGGAGTATGCTGCTCTAGTTCACAACAGCTGTAAGGACCTGAACAGCATGCTCCATCCCACCACTAAGCTGCACATAACACAATATATGAAACACCTGAgtaagctgctgaacaccaGATCCTCTTTGAACACCAGCCCAGAGAAGGTGGAAGAAAGGCAGCAGCTTTGGCACTCTCTGACAGAGGGCAGTGAGACAACCAGCGTGCCAGTTGTTGCCATGCCGGCTGCTGTTTTTAACCCCCCTCCACCTGTTCAGACACCTCTAACGCAGGACTCAATAGAGGAAATCGTGAAAGGTATCATgaccaagcagcagcagcagcagcaaccacCACAGCAACAGCCGGGGAAAAAAACCCAGACGAAGAAGTGCCTGTCCTGTGGCCAGCCTAAGTCCAGGTATGAAAATGACGGTTCTTCCGTCCATTTCTTCTACCAACAGGGCCCGGTCAGGTACTTCTACTGTTCCACTAAGGTCTTTAAAACATATGGTGCTGAAGgtctgacagatgaaaaaaTGGACTTCAAAGACTTTGCACGGACAGCATTCTTTCAGCGTGAACTGGAGGCAACAAAGCAAAGGGTGGAGGACAGAGtacagcaaaaaagaaaaaggactgACTCCCAGCCGACAGGGACACGCAAATGCCGGTTCTGCAGACTGGAGCTAAAGCAGGGCCCAGACAGTCCACACATCCACGCTGGCTTTCCTGGAGTAGCAGGGAAGTACATCTACTGCCCAGCAAAAATCTTTTCTGTCTACAAAGATAAGGGTATGGACAAGGAGATGACCTGGAGAGAGTTCCAGGAGTCTCCTTTCTTTGAAGTGGAAAAGCAGAGGTGGGAGGCTGAAAAACGAAAATGA
- the LOC127530251 gene encoding uncharacterized protein LOC127530251 isoform X2 produces MFLLPETADPAPTDTTVTATASEELSHSAETSAVPSQPSLQQPAAQRAQSQPSTQPSPVSSCPPPQPPAYDHDVSQWSCSQQQRIWMKTELEAMGLWPGSIPVRNLMKMVSLWRFPPQPELIDSVADFPSPKYFQLHPFFIWKPENDNLMGRLRNNEALPCIGGCAHPQVTSAGVGRPRVIVGLTGQYYLLSSRLCCKVCRRRWYADNPHWLEKLPQRFTNLLPAKLTYKKAICKSVLDELRRTGNSPTDMAKQIMEVMHLKYERAHLAYLLSCQNIMDAEAGRSGQRTITQFIRQETQPESFGAYEDSDGWNGISVSSHYLTDCLLHEYQHQEGAIKKLLQGTFGQAFRSDHTRKIARKVTFSSGAMSSYAVMNENWMILSWVMVQSETEKSLTSLYEGLANRYSAADIEKAQYQWVDRDCCAAFKVSECHPGEHLNWEAWRTTDTIVAEATTGNLMNTCASRTHFNTNITIKLDLFHCMRRFLRECVSEHHPLFASFAQFLSVAFSIVDQEDLQKLKDAYAFCGIQPANPTKQHIREHCRTKIPQPQELVKRVEGVFQHFYLAKDPNDVPLFKPSMLKAWRIQRTHMLRGCLSDPEVEGGILYRHGGTLQLNHVQGEGAKLPVWIPIRGTSQQEGYHFHQAQWVTGTRVSPELFQAQGMTGVARWNYQRLVDLKQPGVRLPAVFDPALITALNVASEKVLGREKYPAFHLSGRDTGEKFGLEYTEPGCRPVPLDWEKHRTKTDSTSAPSGPPQSAVPTVQPEPPQSASTAPPKLLQFPARPSGDMTDPFMTSSTTPKLQTEPGSTFPPPLPLLSSPSATRTGPIKTGGRVFVLDHKRWPAPMKKTIDELLSKHRGQKDMLKLVDQEYAALVHNSCKDLNSMLHPTTKLHITQYMKHLSKLLNTRSSLNTSPEKVEERQQLWHSLTEGSETTSVPVVAMPAAVFNPPPPVQTPLTQDSIEEIVKGIMTKQQQQQQPPQQQPGKKTQTKKCLSCGQPKSRYENDGSSVHFFYQQGPVRYFYCSTKVFKTYGAEGLTDEKMDFKDFARTAFFQRELEATKQRVEDRVQQKRKRTDSQPTGTRKCRFCRLELKQGPDSPHIHAGFPGVAGKYIYCPAKIFSVYKDKGMDKEMTWREFQESPFFEVEKQRWEAEKRK; encoded by the exons ATGTTCCTCCTGCCAGAAACTGCAGATCCTGCACCAACAGACACCACTGTCACAGCTACAG CGTCAGAGGAACTTTCACATTCTGCTGAGACGTCTGCAGTTCCCAGCCAACCTTCACTTCAGCAGCCGGCGGCACAGAGAGCTCAAA GCCAGCCTTCGACCCAGCCATCACCTGTCTCCAGCTGTCCTCCACCACAACCTCCTGCCTACGACCACGATGTCAGCCAGTGGTCCTGttcacagcagcagaggatCTGGATGAAGACAGAGCTGGAAGCAATGGGTCTCTGGCCGGGCTCCATCCCTGTGCGCAACCTAATGAAGATGGTGTCACTGTGGCGTTTCCCCCCTCAGCCAGAATTAATTGACAGTGTTGCAGACTTTCCATCTCCCAAATACTTCCAGCTCCATCCTTTTTTCATATGGAAGCctgaaaatgacaatttaaTGGGCAGGCTGAGGAACAACGAAGCCCTCCCATGTATTGGAGGTTGCGCTCATCCTCAAGTTACTTCTGCGGGTGTCGGAAGACCTCGCGTGATTGTTGGCCTCACTGGACAATATTACCTGCTGTCATCCAGGCTGTGCTGCAAAGTGTGCCGGAGGAGGTGGTACGCTGACAACCCTCACTGGCTGGAAAAACTTCCGCAGAGGTTCACCAACCTGTTGCCAGCAAAACTTACTTACAAGAAGGCAATCTGTAAGTCAGTATTGGATGAACTCAGGCGAACAGGAAACTCACCCACTGACATGGCAAAGCAGATCATGGAAGTGATGCACTTGAAATATGAACGTGCACACTTGGCCTACCTCCTCAGCTGCCAAAACATAATGGATGCTGAGGCAGGAAGATCTGGACAAAGAACCATCACCCAGTTCATACGACAGGAAACCCAGCCAGAGTCTTTTGGGGCATATGAGGATTCAGACGGCTGGAATGGAATCTCTGTGTCTTCACACTACCTGACGGACTGCCTCCTGCATGAATACCAACACCAGGAGGGTGCCATCAAGAAACTCCTGCAGGGCACCTTTGGACAGGCTTTTCGCTCAGACCACACCCGCAAAATTGCCAGAAAGGTCACCTTTTCATCGGGCGCCATGTCATCATATGCTGTGATGAATGAAAACTGGATGATCCTTTCATGGGTCATGGTGCAGTCGGAGACAGAGAAGTCACTGACGTCACTGTATGAGGGTCTGGCAAACCGCTACAGTGCCGCAGACATAGAGAAGGCACAGTACCAGTGGGTGGACAG GGATTGCTGTGCAGCGTTTAAAGTGTCAGAGTGTCACCCCGGAGAGCATCTCAACTGGGAAGCGTGGCGAACAACTGACACCATTGTTGCTGAGGCCACGACTGGCAACTTAATGAACACATGTGCATCAAGAACACACTTCAATACAAACATAACAATAAAACTGGACTTGTTTCATTGCATGAGGAGATTTCTCCGTGAGTGCGTTTCAGAGCATCATCCTCTCTTCGCCTCCTTTGCACAGTTCCTGTCTGTCGCCTTCTCTATCGTGGACCAGGAGGACTTGCAGAAGCTGAAAGATGCCTATGCTTTCTGTGGCATTCAGCCTGCCAACcccacaaagcagcacattcggGAGCACTGCAGGACCAAGATCCCACAGCCTCAGGAGCTTGTAAAGAGGGTTGAGGGAGTGTTCCAGCACTTCTACCTGGCCAAAGATCCGAATGATGTGCCTCTCTTCAAGCCCTCGATGCTGAAAGCCTGGCGGATCCAGCGAACTCATATGCTGCGAGGTTGCCTGAGCGATCCTGAGGTGGAAGGAGGGATCTTGTACAGGCATGGGGGGACCTTGCAGCTCAACCATGTGCAGGGCGAAGGGGCTAAACTTCCTGTGTGGATCCCCATCAGAGGCACATCACAGCAGGAAGGTTACCATTTTCATCAGGCTCAGTGGGTCACTGGAACACGCGTGTCCCCGGAGCTCTTTCAAGCACAGGGGATGACAGGCGTGGCAAGGTGGAACTACCAGCGTCTAGTGGACTTGAAACAACCTGGTGTTCGTCTTCCAGCTGTCTTTGATCCAGCTTTGATAACAGCACTAAACGTTGCATCTGAAAAGGTGCTGGGGCGTGAGAAGTATCCTGCTTTTCACCTGTCTGGCAGAGACACTGGAGAGAAGTTTGGCCTGGAATATACTGAGCCTGGCTGCCGCCCAGTTCCTCTGGACTGGGAAAAGCACAGGACCAAGACAGACTCTACCTCTGCCCCGAGTGGTCCTCCTCAAAGCGCTGTGCCGACTGTCCAGCCTGAGCCTCCTCAGTCAGCATCCACGGCCCCACCCAAGCTGTTGCAGTTTCCTGCTCGTCCATCTGGTGACATGACTGATCCATTTATGACTTCAAGTACCACTCCCAAACTACAGACAGAACCAG GATCCACATTTCCACCACCTCTGCCCCTGCTGTCCTCGCCATCTGCAACCCGCACTGGACCTATAAAGACTGGTGGGAGGGTGTTTGTGCTCGACCACAAGCGCTGGCCAGCTCCCATGAAAAAGACCATAGACGAGCTCCTCAGTAAACACCGCGGGCAAAAGGACATGCTGAAGCTGGTGGACCAGGAGTATGCTGCTCTAGTTCACAACAGCTGTAAGGACCTGAACAGCATGCTCCATCCCACCACTAAGCTGCACATAACACAATATATGAAACACCTGAgtaagctgctgaacaccaGATCCTCTTTGAACACCAGCCCAGAGAAGGTGGAAGAAAGGCAGCAGCTTTGGCACTCTCTGACAGAGGGCAGTGAGACAACCAGCGTGCCAGTTGTTGCCATGCCGGCTGCTGTTTTTAACCCCCCTCCACCTGTTCAGACACCTCTAACGCAGGACTCAATAGAGGAAATCGTGAAAGGTATCATgaccaagcagcagcagcagcagcaaccacCACAGCAACAGCCGGGGAAAAAAACCCAGACGAAGAAGTGCCTGTCCTGTGGCCAGCCTAAGTCCAGGTATGAAAATGACGGTTCTTCCGTCCATTTCTTCTACCAACAGGGCCCGGTCAGGTACTTCTACTGTTCCACTAAGGTCTTTAAAACATATGGTGCTGAAGgtctgacagatgaaaaaaTGGACTTCAAAGACTTTGCACGGACAGCATTCTTTCAGCGTGAACTGGAGGCAACAAAGCAAAGGGTGGAGGACAGAGtacagcaaaaaagaaaaaggactgACTCCCAGCCGACAGGGACACGCAAATGCCGGTTCTGCAGACTGGAGCTAAAGCAGGGCCCAGACAGTCCACACATCCACGCTGGCTTTCCTGGAGTAGCAGGGAAGTACATCTACTGCCCAGCAAAAATCTTTTCTGTCTACAAAGATAAGGGTATGGACAAGGAGATGACCTGGAGAGAGTTCCAGGAGTCTCCTTTCTTTGAAGTGGAAAAGCAGAGGTGGGAGGCTGAAAAACGAAAATGA